A window of Clostridium botulinum BKT015925 contains these coding sequences:
- the atpE gene encoding ATP synthase F0 subunit C encodes MISSQAFVAGMCAIGAGLASIACIGGGIGTGNATAKAVEGVSRQPEASGKILSTMIIGSALSEATAIYGFLIAILLVLKIGNIG; translated from the coding sequence ATGATAAGTTCACAAGCGTTTGTAGCAGGAATGTGCGCAATAGGAGCTGGATTAGCATCAATTGCATGTATAGGTGGAGGTATTGGAACAGGTAATGCTACAGCTAAAGCTGTAGAGGGAGTTTCAAGACAACCAGAAGCTAGCGGAAAAATATTAAGTACTATGATTATAGGTAGTGCGTTATCAGAAGCAACAGCAATTTATGGTTTCTTAATAGCTATCTTATTAGTATTAAAAATAGGAAATATAGGTTAA
- a CDS encoding acetyl-CoA C-acetyltransferase, producing MKEVVIASAVRTAIGSYGGALKDVSATRLGEIVVKEALKRANIKPEQVDEVILGHVLQAAQGQNTTRQVLINSGIPKEVPGFTINKVCGSGLRAVSLAAQMIKAGDVDIVVAGGMENMSATPYVLPNARWGQRMGDGSLVDPMIKDGLWDAFNQYHMGITAENIAEQWGITREEQDAFGLRSQNLAENAIKSGRFKDEIVPVVIKTKKGEKVVDTDEFPRLGTTAEALAKLRPAFKKDGTVTAGNASGINDGAAALVIMSADKAKELGIKPLAKIVSYGSKGVDPSIMGYGPFGATKRALEAAGLKVEDLDLIEANEAFAAQSIAVARDLGFNMDIVNVNGGAIALGHPIGCSGARILVSLLYEMEKRNAKKGLATLCIGGGMGTSLIVER from the coding sequence ATGAAAGAAGTAGTTATTGCAAGTGCAGTCAGAACAGCTATAGGAAGTTATGGTGGAGCTTTAAAAGATGTGTCAGCTACTAGGTTGGGTGAAATCGTTGTCAAAGAAGCTTTAAAAAGAGCTAATATTAAACCTGAACAAGTTGATGAAGTAATTCTTGGACACGTATTACAAGCAGCACAAGGACAAAACACAACTAGACAAGTATTAATAAATTCAGGAATACCAAAAGAAGTTCCAGGATTTACAATAAATAAAGTTTGTGGATCAGGATTAAGAGCGGTATCATTAGCAGCACAGATGATAAAAGCTGGAGATGTAGATATTGTTGTTGCAGGTGGTATGGAAAATATGTCAGCTACTCCATATGTACTTCCAAATGCTAGATGGGGACAAAGAATGGGAGATGGAAGTTTAGTAGATCCAATGATTAAGGATGGTCTTTGGGATGCATTTAATCAATATCATATGGGAATAACTGCTGAAAATATAGCAGAACAATGGGGAATCACTAGAGAAGAACAAGATGCATTTGGATTAAGATCTCAAAACTTAGCTGAAAACGCAATTAAATCAGGAAGATTTAAGGATGAAATAGTTCCTGTTGTAATTAAAACTAAAAAAGGTGAAAAAGTAGTAGATACAGATGAGTTTCCAAGATTAGGAACTACAGCTGAAGCTTTAGCTAAGTTACGACCAGCATTTAAAAAGGATGGAACGGTAACAGCTGGAAATGCTTCAGGCATCAATGATGGAGCAGCGGCATTGGTTATAATGAGTGCTGATAAGGCGAAAGAATTAGGAATTAAACCATTAGCTAAAATAGTATCATATGGTTCAAAAGGTGTAGATCCAAGTATTATGGGATATGGACCTTTTGGAGCAACTAAGAGAGCACTTGAAGCTGCTGGATTAAAAGTAGAAGATTTAGATTTAATCGAAGCTAACGAAGCTTTTGCAGCTCAAAGTATAGCAGTAGCTAGAGATTTAGGATTTAATATGGATATAGTAAATGTAAATGGTGGGGCAATAGCTCTAGGACATCCAATTGGATGTTCAGGTGCAAGAATACTTGTAAGTTTATTGTACGAAATGGAAAAAAGAAATGCTAAAAAAGGTCTTGCTACACTTTGTATAGGTGGGGGAATGGGCACATCTCTTATAGTAGAAAGGTAG
- the upp gene encoding uracil phosphoribosyltransferase, translated as MSKVTQIAHPLILHKLSIIRNKNTGSKDFRELVEEVAMLMAYEVTRDLPLEEVEIETPICKTKCKMLSGKKMAIVPILRAGLGMVDGMLKLIPAAKVGHIGMYRDEETFKPVEYFCKMPQDIDERDIIVTDPMLATGGSAIDAINALKKRGAKSIRLMCLISSPEGIKAVMDAHPDVDIYVGSIDERLNEQGYIIPGLGDAGDRLFGTK; from the coding sequence ATGAGTAAAGTTACACAAATTGCACACCCATTAATATTACATAAATTATCAATTATAAGAAATAAAAATACAGGTTCTAAAGATTTTAGAGAACTTGTAGAAGAAGTTGCTATGTTAATGGCATATGAAGTTACTCGTGATTTACCGTTAGAAGAAGTTGAAATAGAAACACCTATATGTAAGACAAAGTGCAAAATGCTTTCTGGTAAGAAAATGGCTATTGTTCCTATTTTAAGAGCTGGACTTGGCATGGTAGATGGAATGTTAAAACTTATACCAGCTGCTAAGGTTGGACACATAGGAATGTATAGAGATGAAGAAACATTTAAACCTGTAGAATATTTTTGCAAAATGCCTCAAGATATAGATGAAAGAGATATAATTGTAACAGATCCAATGCTTGCTACAGGAGGATCTGCAATAGATGCAATAAATGCTCTTAAGAAAAGAGGAGCTAAAAGCATAAGATTAATGTGTTTAATATCTTCACCAGAAGGTATTAAAGCTGTAATGGATGCACATCCAGATGTAGATATTTATGTTGGAAGTATAGACGAAAGATTAAACGAACAAGGGTATATAATACCAGGTCTTGGAGATGCAGGAGACAGACTATTTGGAACTAAATAA
- a CDS encoding ATP synthase subunit I, protein MNKPHEVYNMIKKIRYLDIVVLVALSILSYIINKKYVGICILGFVVSAISFYSNSLITTYAFEKKLDNSNLIIILSYYLRIFLITIIGIVVFTYNKFNIIAYILGYTFRFFSLVLYALILKK, encoded by the coding sequence ATGAATAAACCCCATGAAGTTTATAATATGATTAAAAAGATAAGGTATTTAGATATTGTTGTTTTGGTTGCATTATCTATTTTATCATATATTATAAACAAAAAATATGTTGGAATTTGTATTTTAGGCTTTGTGGTATCGGCCATTAGTTTTTATTCTAATTCTTTGATAACAACGTATGCTTTTGAAAAAAAGTTAGATAATAGTAATCTTATAATTATTTTAAGTTATTATTTAAGAATATTTCTAATAACTATTATAGGAATTGTAGTATTTACATACAATAAATTTAACATAATAGCTTATATATTAGGTTACACATTTCGTTTTTTCTCCTTAGTTCTTTATGCTTTAATTTTAAAGAAATAA
- a CDS encoding F0F1 ATP synthase subunit delta, whose protein sequence is MYEYLDRRYALALYEVAEKNGKVEEYIQELKEIVDLINNNEELLKIVQHPEVTTSKKKKIFKEIFKGKIDDNLLAFLLILIEKERIMYLKEKVKEMEKIHLEKQNIIVAHIKSVVPLSEEQKNILIEKLSKKYQKNIMLKEQLDKSLIGGLYVRIGDDVIDGTIKGKFEEIRKRVSKN, encoded by the coding sequence ATGTATGAATATTTGGATAGAAGATATGCCCTTGCTTTATACGAAGTTGCTGAAAAAAATGGAAAAGTCGAAGAATATATACAAGAATTAAAAGAAATTGTAGATTTAATTAACAATAATGAAGAACTTTTAAAGATAGTACAGCATCCAGAAGTAACAACATCTAAAAAGAAAAAAATATTTAAAGAAATATTTAAAGGAAAAATTGATGATAATTTATTAGCTTTTTTATTAATACTTATAGAAAAAGAAAGAATAATGTACTTAAAAGAAAAAGTTAAAGAAATGGAGAAAATCCATTTAGAAAAACAAAATATCATAGTAGCTCATATTAAGAGTGTTGTTCCTTTAAGTGAAGAACAAAAGAATATTTTAATAGAAAAATTGTCTAAGAAGTATCAAAAGAATATAATGCTAAAAGAACAATTGGATAAAAGTCTTATTGGTGGATTATATGTGAGAATAGGCGATGATGTTATTGATGGTACCATAAAAGGAAAGTTTGAAGAAATTAGAAAAAGAGTATCTAAGAATTAA
- a CDS encoding F0F1 ATP synthase subunit A gives MEEGKIFYLNLSKYKIAISNVVVIQWVIILITLLVCIMVTRKLRKVPGKRQTVVEMFVEGIKNVVKNIMGEGAVVFAPYVGTLVIFLLLMNLAGLVGIEPPTKDFSVTCGVAAISFVVIQAYAIKKQGLIGYFKGYANPIWVLFPINIMERIMLPVSLSLRLFGNITAAVVIMDLVYKGLSHLPFGIAQLGLPIPLHFYFDVFDGGLQMIIFTMLTMINIKIIAEH, from the coding sequence ATGGAGGAAGGTAAAATTTTTTACTTGAATCTGTCAAAGTACAAGATTGCTATTTCAAATGTAGTAGTGATTCAATGGGTCATAATACTAATAACTTTGTTAGTCTGCATCATGGTAACTAGAAAGCTAAGGAAGGTACCTGGTAAAAGGCAAACAGTAGTAGAAATGTTTGTTGAAGGTATAAAAAATGTAGTAAAAAACATTATGGGAGAAGGCGCTGTAGTGTTTGCACCATATGTGGGTACATTAGTTATATTTTTACTATTGATGAATTTAGCTGGATTAGTGGGAATAGAGCCCCCAACAAAAGATTTTAGCGTAACTTGTGGAGTTGCAGCTATAAGTTTTGTAGTAATACAAGCTTACGCGATTAAAAAACAAGGCTTAATTGGTTACTTTAAAGGATATGCAAATCCTATATGGGTGTTATTCCCAATAAATATAATGGAAAGAATAATGCTTCCTGTATCATTGAGTCTTAGATTGTTTGGAAATATAACAGCAGCCGTAGTTATAATGGACTTGGTTTATAAGGGACTTTCTCATCTACCATTTGGAATTGCTCAGCTGGGATTACCTATTCCACTGCACTTTTACTTTGATGTTTTCGATGGTGGGTTACAGATGATTATATTTACTATGCTTACAATGATAAATATAAAGATAATAGCAGAACACTAA
- a CDS encoding deoxycytidylate deaminase, with the protein MERIDKHNYYLDICQTILERGTCLRRNFGAIIVKNDEIISSGYTGSPRGRKNCCDLGICRREELKVERGTRYELCRSVHAEQNAIISARRQDMLDGALYLVGKEMSNGELVKNAAPCSLCKRFIINAGISKVIIRDTVDKFRVIEVQQWIENDDSLQGDGSY; encoded by the coding sequence ATGGAAAGAATAGATAAACACAATTATTATTTAGATATTTGTCAAACCATATTGGAACGTGGAACTTGTTTAAGAAGAAATTTTGGAGCAATAATTGTAAAAAATGATGAAATAATTTCCTCGGGTTATACAGGTTCTCCTAGAGGTAGAAAAAATTGCTGTGATTTAGGGATTTGTAGAAGAGAAGAATTGAAAGTAGAACGAGGGACTAGATATGAGTTATGCAGATCAGTTCATGCAGAACAAAATGCTATTATATCTGCTAGAAGGCAGGATATGTTAGATGGTGCTCTGTATTTAGTTGGAAAAGAAATGTCAAATGGAGAACTTGTAAAGAATGCAGCGCCTTGTTCACTTTGCAAAAGGTTTATCATAAATGCGGGAATATCTAAAGTTATTATAAGAGATACTGTGGATAAATTTAGGGTTATAGAAGTACAACAGTGGATAGAAAATGATGATTCTTTGCAGGGAGATGGATCATATTAA
- a CDS encoding L-threonylcarbamoyladenylate synthase, with protein sequence MNTKVSYLDLKNLDVKVIEEAGEVLREGGLVAFPTETVYGLGANALDSEAVKKIFIAKGRPQDNPLIVHIADFNLDGLVEEVPSIAKKIMEKFWPGPLTLIMKKSREIPYVTSAGLESVGIRMPSNIVARELIKKSGVPIAAPSANISGKPSPTNIERCIEDLNERVEYIIGGEKCEVGLESTIVDCTINPPCVLRPGGITLEMLREIEPEIYIDPAIMKKADKDFKPKAPGMKYRHYAPKAPVKIIAGNLVKSIAKINEMVQNYIDDGKKVGIMATEETKGKYSNAIIKSLGSREDLHTIAHNLFKTLSEFDSENVDIILSEAFKEEEIGIAIMNRLKKAAGFDIIYV encoded by the coding sequence ATGAATACAAAAGTTAGTTATTTAGATTTAAAAAACTTAGATGTAAAAGTTATAGAAGAAGCCGGGGAAGTTCTTAGAGAAGGGGGACTTGTTGCATTCCCTACAGAAACAGTATATGGACTTGGTGCAAATGCATTAGATTCTGAAGCTGTAAAGAAGATATTTATAGCTAAAGGGAGACCTCAAGATAATCCACTTATAGTACATATAGCAGATTTTAATTTAGATGGTTTAGTAGAAGAAGTTCCGAGTATTGCGAAAAAAATTATGGAAAAGTTTTGGCCAGGACCATTAACTCTTATTATGAAAAAATCAAGAGAGATACCATATGTAACTAGTGCTGGACTTGAAAGTGTAGGCATAAGAATGCCATCTAATATTGTTGCAAGGGAACTTATAAAAAAATCAGGAGTACCAATTGCAGCACCATCAGCTAATATATCTGGAAAACCTAGTCCCACTAATATAGAAAGATGTATAGAAGATTTAAATGAAAGGGTAGAATATATAATTGGGGGAGAAAAATGTGAGGTAGGATTAGAATCTACTATAGTTGATTGTACTATAAATCCTCCCTGTGTATTAAGGCCAGGTGGAATAACACTAGAAATGTTAAGAGAAATAGAACCAGAAATATATATAGATCCAGCTATTATGAAAAAAGCTGATAAGGATTTTAAACCTAAGGCACCAGGAATGAAATATAGACATTATGCACCAAAGGCTCCTGTTAAAATTATTGCTGGAAATTTGGTAAAAAGTATTGCAAAAATCAATGAAATGGTGCAAAATTATATAGATGATGGTAAGAAGGTGGGTATTATGGCCACTGAAGAGACAAAAGGTAAATATTCTAATGCTATAATAAAGTCTTTAGGAAGTAGAGAGGACTTACATACTATAGCACATAATTTATTTAAGACCTTAAGTGAATTTGATAGTGAAAATGTAGATATAATATTATCAGAAGCTTTCAAAGAAGAAGAAATTGGTATTGCAATTATGAATAGATTAAAAAAAGCAGCTGGATTTGATATAATATATGTTTAA
- a CDS encoding MraY family glycosyltransferase translates to MNSIKILTLVAVLIAFILTPFMKKLAFYVKAVDIPKDKRKIHKKPIPLLGGVSIYLSFLITLLLKEGSMQKPEIGLLLGATVIVIGGLIDDLKDIKPWVKLSFQLVAAIILVVYDINIIRITNPLPTSKAFLDLGYLSIPITIFWVVGITNALNLIDGLDGLAAGVSFICSATIFIIAALNGRHEAALLTAILSGAIFGFLPYNFNPASIFMGDTGSQLLGFLLAAISLEGTIKSATAFAIAVPILAFGLPIYDTMFAMIRRKVNGKPIMQADRGHLHHRLLDMGLTQKQVVIIMYLISAVLGGISIIAMQISTTRSYFLLTIVIIIITFAAWKYGFFKKRD, encoded by the coding sequence ATGAATAGTATAAAGATTTTAACGTTGGTTGCAGTGTTAATAGCATTTATATTAACACCTTTTATGAAAAAGCTTGCTTTTTATGTTAAAGCCGTGGATATTCCTAAAGACAAAAGAAAGATACATAAAAAGCCTATACCATTATTAGGAGGAGTATCTATATACTTATCTTTCTTAATAACATTATTATTAAAAGAAGGAAGTATGCAAAAACCAGAGATTGGATTATTATTAGGGGCTACGGTAATTGTAATTGGTGGATTAATTGATGATTTAAAAGATATAAAACCTTGGGTTAAACTATCATTTCAGTTGGTAGCAGCTATAATTTTGGTAGTATATGATATTAATATAATTAGAATAACTAATCCACTACCAACTAGTAAAGCTTTTTTGGATTTGGGATATTTATCTATACCAATAACTATATTTTGGGTTGTGGGTATTACTAATGCTTTGAATTTAATTGATGGATTAGATGGACTAGCAGCTGGAGTATCATTTATATGTTCGGCTACAATATTTATAATAGCTGCATTAAATGGAAGGCATGAAGCTGCATTGCTTACTGCAATTTTAAGTGGAGCCATATTTGGATTTTTACCATATAATTTTAATCCAGCATCTATTTTTATGGGAGATACAGGATCTCAATTATTAGGATTTTTACTTGCTGCTATATCCTTAGAAGGAACAATAAAATCAGCTACTGCATTTGCTATAGCAGTACCCATATTGGCATTCGGATTACCAATATATGATACTATGTTTGCGATGATTAGAAGAAAAGTTAATGGAAAACCTATAATGCAAGCAGATAGAGGTCATTTACATCATAGACTACTAGATATGGGATTAACGCAAAAGCAAGTGGTTATAATCATGTACTTAATAAGTGCTGTTTTAGGAGGAATTTCTATAATAGCTATGCAAATAAGTACAACAAGATCATACTTTTTATTAACTATAGTTATAATTATTATTACATTCGCAGCATGGAAATATGGATTTTTTAAGAAAAGAGATTAA
- a CDS encoding ZIP family metal transporter: MDGKTIFIVTLASLFSLMGTMIGASLGIVVKKPSKNSIGNINGFAAGLMLSVVMMDLIPESISKITMFYTMLFCIIGILIVMFIDILTGDEGKYFSSGHLKVAFMAALALMLHNFPEGIIMGAGFLAYETLGIKMSLIIAIHDIPEGIAVSAPLMAARTRPFKIMLYAFITAFPTVIGSWIGVYIGNISKVVLGECLGIASGIMLYVVFGQMIPESLNIGKKIKVTLSILLGIILGIVITNVL; encoded by the coding sequence TTGGATGGAAAAACAATTTTTATTGTAACTTTAGCTAGCTTATTTTCATTAATGGGTACTATGATAGGGGCATCGTTAGGTATAGTAGTAAAAAAACCATCTAAAAATAGTATAGGTAATATAAATGGTTTTGCCGCAGGACTTATGTTATCGGTGGTTATGATGGACTTAATTCCAGAGTCTATATCTAAAATTACTATGTTTTATACAATGCTTTTTTGTATAATTGGTATTCTAATTGTTATGTTTATTGATATTTTAACTGGAGATGAAGGAAAATATTTTAGTAGTGGTCATTTAAAGGTAGCATTTATGGCTGCGCTAGCACTTATGCTTCATAATTTTCCTGAAGGTATAATTATGGGAGCTGGCTTTTTAGCTTATGAGACTCTTGGGATAAAAATGAGTTTAATTATAGCTATACATGACATACCAGAAGGAATTGCTGTATCAGCTCCACTTATGGCTGCAAGGACAAGGCCTTTTAAAATAATGTTATATGCTTTTATTACAGCATTTCCTACAGTTATAGGTTCTTGGATAGGTGTTTATATTGGGAATATATCAAAAGTAGTATTAGGAGAATGTTTAGGAATCGCGTCTGGAATAATGTTGTATGTAGTTTTTGGTCAAATGATACCTGAATCCTTAAATATAGGTAAAAAAATTAAGGTAACATTAAGTATATTGTTAGGAATTATATTGGGTATTGTAATTACAAATGTATTATAA
- a CDS encoding low molecular weight protein arginine phosphatase, which translates to MEILFVCTGNTCRSCMAEVIFNEMSDVENIKAYSAGISIVPGSKTSKNAVQLVKENFNLDISNRFAQQILPEDIKKSDLILTMTEYMSEVLKDTFHEEKQKIFSLNSFVNINKDISDPFGGNVEMYQRTFYSLKKSIELLISKLKEDSGK; encoded by the coding sequence ATGGAGATTTTATTTGTTTGTACAGGAAATACATGTAGAAGTTGTATGGCTGAAGTTATTTTTAATGAAATGTCGGATGTAGAAAATATAAAGGCATATTCAGCGGGAATTTCTATTGTTCCAGGAAGTAAAACATCTAAAAATGCTGTCCAATTAGTAAAGGAGAATTTTAATTTAGACATAAGTAATAGATTTGCCCAGCAAATATTACCTGAAGATATTAAGAAAAGCGATCTTATATTGACAATGACAGAATATATGTCAGAGGTTCTTAAAGATACTTTTCATGAAGAAAAACAAAAGATATTTTCATTAAACTCATTTGTTAATATTAATAAAGATATATCTGATCCATTTGGCGGAAATGTTGAAATGTATCAGAGAACTTTTTATTCCCTAAAAAAGAGTATAGAATTATTGATTAGTAAATTAAAGGAAGATAGTGGTAAATGA
- the wecB gene encoding non-hydrolyzing UDP-N-acetylglucosamine 2-epimerase, which translates to MKKLKVMSVFGTRPEAIKMAPLIKELEKNSAIESKVCVTAQHREMLDQVLTLFNIVPDYDLNIMKKKQTLSSITTEVLNNLNDIFVEETPDIVLVHGDTTTTFASALAAFYNKIKVGHIEAGLRTYDKYFPFPEEMNRKLTGSIADLHFAPTSTNKNNLLREGINEKNIFITGNTVIDAMNYTVDVDYKFQNEYLNKIDYNKKIIMVTAHRRENWGSGIENICKALLEVKKSNNDVEIIYLVHLNPIVKDMVHRYLEGIEGIHLLSPLDTRETHNLMQKSYFIMTDSGGIQEEAPHLGKPVLVLRDVTERIEAVEAGTVKLVGVDESNIIKEANKLLKDKEEYYKMSKATNPYGDGKASKKIVDGIVDYFNKSDY; encoded by the coding sequence TTGAAAAAGTTAAAAGTGATGAGTGTTTTTGGAACTAGACCAGAAGCAATAAAAATGGCTCCACTTATTAAGGAGTTAGAGAAAAATAGCGCAATAGAATCAAAAGTATGTGTAACAGCACAACATAGAGAAATGTTAGATCAAGTTTTAACTCTTTTTAATATAGTACCTGACTATGATTTGAATATAATGAAGAAAAAGCAAACTTTAAGTAGTATAACAACAGAAGTATTAAATAATTTAAATGATATATTTGTGGAAGAAACACCAGATATAGTTTTAGTTCATGGTGATACTACTACTACTTTTGCATCAGCTTTAGCGGCATTTTATAATAAAATAAAGGTGGGACATATAGAAGCTGGTTTGAGAACTTATGATAAGTATTTCCCGTTTCCAGAAGAAATGAATAGAAAACTTACAGGAAGTATAGCTGATTTACATTTTGCACCTACCTCTACAAATAAAAATAATTTGTTAAGAGAAGGAATAAATGAAAAAAATATTTTTATAACAGGTAATACTGTAATTGATGCTATGAACTATACGGTTGATGTAGATTATAAATTTCAAAATGAGTATTTAAATAAAATTGATTATAATAAAAAAATAATAATGGTTACAGCACATAGAAGAGAAAATTGGGGCAGTGGTATAGAAAATATATGTAAAGCATTATTGGAAGTAAAAAAATCTAATAATGATGTTGAAATAATATATTTAGTTCATTTAAATCCTATAGTTAAGGATATGGTACATAGATATTTAGAAGGAATAGAAGGTATTCATCTATTATCCCCATTAGATACTAGAGAAACTCATAATTTAATGCAAAAAAGTTATTTCATTATGACTGATTCTGGTGGAATACAAGAGGAGGCACCACATCTTGGAAAACCTGTACTAGTTCTTAGAGATGTAACGGAAAGAATAGAAGCTGTTGAGGCTGGTACTGTAAAGTTAGTTGGAGTAGACGAAAGTAACATAATAAAAGAAGCAAACAAGTTATTAAAAGATAAAGAAGAATATTATAAGATGAGCAAGGCTACAAATCCGTATGGAGATGGTAAGGCTTCTAAAAAAATTGTAGATGGTATAGTGGATTACTTTAATAAGAGTGATTATTAG
- a CDS encoding F0F1 ATP synthase subunit B: MEFTISTFVWTIINFLVLLGILSYFLFKPVNLVIDRRNSEIENDINQAKTDKEKAEEFRIANEKEYKAAKKEGKTIVENYKVKAENVSQEIISDAHKEAELIIQRAKKEIQREREKAEDEVKNKTIELALELSKKALEQSIDEKVHRELIDNFISKVGN; the protein is encoded by the coding sequence ATGGAATTTACGATATCCACATTTGTTTGGACAATAATAAACTTCTTAGTGCTTTTAGGAATACTTTCATACTTCTTATTTAAACCAGTTAATCTAGTTATTGACCGAAGAAATAGTGAAATTGAAAATGATATAAATCAAGCTAAAACTGATAAAGAGAAGGCTGAAGAATTTAGAATTGCAAATGAGAAGGAATATAAGGCAGCTAAAAAAGAAGGAAAAACTATAGTTGAAAATTATAAAGTGAAGGCTGAAAATGTTTCTCAAGAAATTATTTCCGATGCTCATAAAGAAGCAGAGCTTATTATACAAAGAGCTAAAAAGGAAATACAAAGAGAAAGAGAAAAAGCAGAGGATGAAGTTAAAAATAAAACTATAGAGTTAGCTTTAGAACTATCTAAAAAAGCTTTAGAACAATCTATAGATGAAAAAGTGCATAGAGAGCTTATTGATAATTTTATTTCTAAGGTAGGAAATTAA
- the rpiB gene encoding ribose 5-phosphate isomerase B, with the protein MKIAIGSDHGGVNLKKDVIKHLQEKGIEVKDFGTYTEESCDYPEYGQKVAEQVVAENYDFGIVICGTGIGISISANKVPGARAALCHDTFSAHATREHNNANILALGARVTGPGLALDIVDTFLGAKFEGGRHERRIDKITEIEKKYQK; encoded by the coding sequence ATGAAAATAGCTATAGGCTCTGATCATGGTGGAGTAAACTTAAAGAAAGATGTTATTAAACATTTACAAGAAAAAGGCATAGAAGTAAAGGATTTTGGTACTTATACAGAAGAATCTTGTGATTATCCAGAATATGGACAAAAAGTGGCAGAACAAGTAGTGGCAGAAAATTATGACTTTGGTATAGTTATATGTGGAACAGGAATAGGAATAAGTATATCAGCAAATAAGGTACCAGGAGCAAGAGCTGCATTATGTCATGATACTTTTAGTGCGCATGCTACTCGTGAACATAATAATGCAAATATACTTGCATTAGGTGCTAGAGTTACTGGACCAGGACTTGCTTTAGACATAGTTGATACTTTCCTAGGGGCTAAATTTGAAGGCGGAAGACACGAAAGAAGAATAGATAAAATAACTGAGATTGAAAAAAAGTATCAAAAATAG